The following coding sequences lie in one Fundulus heteroclitus isolate FHET01 chromosome 20, MU-UCD_Fhet_4.1, whole genome shotgun sequence genomic window:
- the slc38a3b gene encoding sodium-coupled neutral amino acid transporter 3 isoform X2, whose translation MEPAESEMNILSNGKPHDLGDDMGVPMKTLLAEDQFDDPEGALECEEFLPSTDGKKPTRFTDFEGKTSFGMSVFNLGNAIMGSGILGLAYAMANTGILLFLFLLTAVAALSSYSIHLLLKSSGIVGIRSYEQLGNRAFGTPGKMAAGIAITLQNIGAMSSYLYIVKSELPLVIQAFLKADPNSDLWYLNGNYLVIMVSASIILPLALMKQLGYLGYTSGFSLSCMVFFLSAVTYKKFQILCPFEEFSANSTAGHLGLNDSSLSHDHSNSLLHEDNDSHCTPRMFTINSQTAYTIPILAFAFVCHPEVLPIYTELRNPSKKKMQKVSNVSILVMYTMYFLAALFGYLTFYDNVEPELLHTYSRIDPYDVLILCVRVAVLTAVTLTVPIVLFPVRRAILEMIFPSKTFNWLRHFGIAFVLLVLINLLVIFAPNILGIFGIIGATSAPCLIFIFPAVFYIRIVPKEDEPMTSTSKILAVCFAALGVSFMVMSLSFIFIDWMSGNSLAAGGH comes from the exons ATGGAGCCTGCTGAGTCAGAGATGAACATATTATCCAACGGGAAACCCCATGATCTTGGAGATGACATGGGTGTGCCAATGAAGACGTTGCTAGCAGAGGATCA ATTTGATGACCCAGAAGGAGCACTTGAGTGTGAGGAGTTCTTGCCCAGCACAGATGGAAAGAAGCCCACACGTTTCACTGAT TTTGAAGGAAAGACTTCCTTTGGTATGTCAGTCTTCAACCTTGGCAATGCGATTATGGGCAGTGGCATCCTAGGACTGGCTTATGCCATGGCTAACACTGGCATACTTCTCTTTTT GTTTCTTTTGACTGCAGTTGCAGCCTTATCGTCCTACTCCATTCATCTACTGCTCAAATCTTCTGGCATCGTGG GTATTCGTTCTTATGAACAGCTGGGCAACAGGGCCTTTGGTACTCCTGGAAAAATGGCTGCTGGCATCGCAATCACCCTGCAGAACATTGGCG CCATGTCCAGCTACCTGTACATCGTTAAATCAGAGCTGCCGCTGGTCATCCAAGCTTTCCTGAAGGCGGACCCCAACTCTGA TCTGTGGTACTTGAACGGAAACTATCTGGTCATCATGGTGTCAGCCAGCATCATCCTGCCCCTAGCTCTGATGAAGCAACTTG gtTACCTTGGCTACACCAGTGGCTTTTCCCTCAGCTGCATGGTGTTCTTTCTGTCTGCT GTCACCTACAAGAAGTTTCAGATCCTTTGCCCGTTTGAGGAGTTCTCGGCCAACAGCACCGCTGGGCATCTCGGCCTGAATGATTCCAGCCTCAGCCACGACCACAGCAACAGTTTGCTTCACGAAGACAACGACTCGCACTGCACCCCACGCATGTTCACCATCAACTCACAG ACGGCGTACACAATCCCCATCCTGGCTTTCGCCTTCGTTTGCCATCCCGAGGTCCTGCCCATCTACACCGAGCTACGCAA TCCATcaaagaagaagatgcagaaggtTTCCAACGTCTCCATCCTTGTTATGTACACCATGTACTTTCTGGCTGCTCTCTTTGGCTACCTGACATTTtatg ATAACGTGGAGCCCGAGCTGCTGCATACTTACAGCCGCATCGATCCCTACGACGTTTTGATCCTGTGTGTTCGAGTGGCCGTCCTCACCGCTGTGACGCTGACAGTGCCAATTGTTTTGTTCCCT GTGCGTAGAGCCATCCTGGAGATGATATTTCCCAGCAAGACTTTCAACTGGTTACGTCACTTTGGCATTGCCTTCGTTCTGCTCGTCCTCATCAACCTGCTCGTGATATTTGCTCCGAACATTCTGGGAATCTTCGGCATCATTG GCGCCACATCAGCTCCCTGCCTCATTTTCATTTTCCCCGCCGTCTTCTACATCCGCATCGTTCCCAAAGAGGATGAACCCATGACCTCCACTTCGAAAATACTG gctgtttGTTTTGCCGCTCTGGGCGTTTCCTTCATGGTGATGAGTCTGAGCTTCATTTTCATCGACTGGATGTCAGGGAACAGCCTGGCTGCGGGAGGTCACTAA
- the slc38a3b gene encoding sodium-coupled neutral amino acid transporter 3 isoform X1, whose translation MEPAESEMNILSNGKPHDLGDDMGVPMKTLLAEDQNGTESVRFDDPEGALECEEFLPSTDGKKPTRFTDFEGKTSFGMSVFNLGNAIMGSGILGLAYAMANTGILLFLFLLTAVAALSSYSIHLLLKSSGIVGIRSYEQLGNRAFGTPGKMAAGIAITLQNIGAMSSYLYIVKSELPLVIQAFLKADPNSDLWYLNGNYLVIMVSASIILPLALMKQLGYLGYTSGFSLSCMVFFLSAVTYKKFQILCPFEEFSANSTAGHLGLNDSSLSHDHSNSLLHEDNDSHCTPRMFTINSQTAYTIPILAFAFVCHPEVLPIYTELRNPSKKKMQKVSNVSILVMYTMYFLAALFGYLTFYDNVEPELLHTYSRIDPYDVLILCVRVAVLTAVTLTVPIVLFPVRRAILEMIFPSKTFNWLRHFGIAFVLLVLINLLVIFAPNILGIFGIIGATSAPCLIFIFPAVFYIRIVPKEDEPMTSTSKILAVCFAALGVSFMVMSLSFIFIDWMSGNSLAAGGH comes from the exons ATGGAGCCTGCTGAGTCAGAGATGAACATATTATCCAACGGGAAACCCCATGATCTTGGAGATGACATGGGTGTGCCAATGAAGACGTTGCTAGCAGAGGATCA AAATGGTACTGAATCTGTCAG ATTTGATGACCCAGAAGGAGCACTTGAGTGTGAGGAGTTCTTGCCCAGCACAGATGGAAAGAAGCCCACACGTTTCACTGAT TTTGAAGGAAAGACTTCCTTTGGTATGTCAGTCTTCAACCTTGGCAATGCGATTATGGGCAGTGGCATCCTAGGACTGGCTTATGCCATGGCTAACACTGGCATACTTCTCTTTTT GTTTCTTTTGACTGCAGTTGCAGCCTTATCGTCCTACTCCATTCATCTACTGCTCAAATCTTCTGGCATCGTGG GTATTCGTTCTTATGAACAGCTGGGCAACAGGGCCTTTGGTACTCCTGGAAAAATGGCTGCTGGCATCGCAATCACCCTGCAGAACATTGGCG CCATGTCCAGCTACCTGTACATCGTTAAATCAGAGCTGCCGCTGGTCATCCAAGCTTTCCTGAAGGCGGACCCCAACTCTGA TCTGTGGTACTTGAACGGAAACTATCTGGTCATCATGGTGTCAGCCAGCATCATCCTGCCCCTAGCTCTGATGAAGCAACTTG gtTACCTTGGCTACACCAGTGGCTTTTCCCTCAGCTGCATGGTGTTCTTTCTGTCTGCT GTCACCTACAAGAAGTTTCAGATCCTTTGCCCGTTTGAGGAGTTCTCGGCCAACAGCACCGCTGGGCATCTCGGCCTGAATGATTCCAGCCTCAGCCACGACCACAGCAACAGTTTGCTTCACGAAGACAACGACTCGCACTGCACCCCACGCATGTTCACCATCAACTCACAG ACGGCGTACACAATCCCCATCCTGGCTTTCGCCTTCGTTTGCCATCCCGAGGTCCTGCCCATCTACACCGAGCTACGCAA TCCATcaaagaagaagatgcagaaggtTTCCAACGTCTCCATCCTTGTTATGTACACCATGTACTTTCTGGCTGCTCTCTTTGGCTACCTGACATTTtatg ATAACGTGGAGCCCGAGCTGCTGCATACTTACAGCCGCATCGATCCCTACGACGTTTTGATCCTGTGTGTTCGAGTGGCCGTCCTCACCGCTGTGACGCTGACAGTGCCAATTGTTTTGTTCCCT GTGCGTAGAGCCATCCTGGAGATGATATTTCCCAGCAAGACTTTCAACTGGTTACGTCACTTTGGCATTGCCTTCGTTCTGCTCGTCCTCATCAACCTGCTCGTGATATTTGCTCCGAACATTCTGGGAATCTTCGGCATCATTG GCGCCACATCAGCTCCCTGCCTCATTTTCATTTTCCCCGCCGTCTTCTACATCCGCATCGTTCCCAAAGAGGATGAACCCATGACCTCCACTTCGAAAATACTG gctgtttGTTTTGCCGCTCTGGGCGTTTCCTTCATGGTGATGAGTCTGAGCTTCATTTTCATCGACTGGATGTCAGGGAACAGCCTGGCTGCGGGAGGTCACTAA